One window of Microbacterium sp. 1S1 genomic DNA carries:
- a CDS encoding ribose-phosphate diphosphokinase: MARKKKTVDLDRDNGVAPGIIAKTKKRLVVAGGRSHPELTAAVAASLGTEIAPVEHRTFASGEIYARFEVSIRGVDLFLVQTFGEPVNEWLMETLIMIDAAKRASAKRITVVAPYYPYSRQDKKGRGREPISARLVADLLKTAGADRVMSVDLHAAQIQGFFDGPVDHLFAKPVLLEHFERTLTPEDREILTVVSPDMGRVRVADTWSDSLGAPLAIIHKRRDPKVANQVSVHEIVGTVEGRTCLLVDDMIDTGGTIVKAAQALKANGARRVIVAATHAIFSDPASERLQDAAIDEVVVTDTIPLSASRRWETLTVLPIAPLLARAIHEVFEDGSVTSMFGGDA, encoded by the coding sequence ATGGCCCGGAAGAAGAAGACGGTCGACCTGGATCGCGACAACGGGGTGGCCCCCGGCATCATCGCGAAGACCAAGAAGCGGCTCGTCGTCGCCGGTGGACGTTCGCATCCCGAGCTCACCGCCGCGGTCGCCGCCTCACTCGGCACCGAGATCGCCCCGGTCGAGCACCGTACCTTCGCCTCCGGTGAGATCTACGCGCGCTTCGAGGTCTCGATCCGCGGGGTCGACCTCTTCCTCGTCCAGACCTTCGGCGAGCCGGTGAACGAGTGGCTCATGGAGACGCTCATCATGATCGATGCCGCCAAGCGCGCCTCGGCCAAGCGCATCACCGTCGTCGCCCCGTACTATCCGTATTCGCGTCAGGACAAGAAGGGCCGGGGGCGTGAGCCGATCAGTGCGCGGCTCGTCGCGGACCTGCTGAAGACCGCCGGCGCCGACCGCGTCATGAGCGTCGATCTGCACGCCGCGCAGATCCAGGGCTTCTTCGACGGGCCCGTCGACCACCTGTTCGCCAAGCCGGTGCTCCTGGAGCACTTCGAGCGCACGTTGACGCCCGAGGACCGCGAGATCCTCACGGTGGTGTCGCCGGACATGGGGCGCGTCCGGGTGGCGGACACCTGGTCCGACAGCCTCGGCGCGCCGCTCGCGATCATCCACAAGCGTCGCGACCCGAAGGTCGCCAACCAGGTCTCGGTGCACGAGATCGTCGGTACCGTCGAGGGCCGCACCTGCCTCCTCGTCGACGACATGATCGACACCGGCGGCACCATCGTGAAAGCCGCTCAGGCGCTCAAGGCGAACGGTGCGCGCCGCGTGATCGTGGCCGCGACCCACGCCATCTTCAGCGATCCGGCGTCGGAGCGCCTGCAGGACGCGGCGATCGACGAGGTCGTCGTCACCGACACCATCCCGCTCTCGGCCTCGCGCCGTTGGGAGACGTTGACGGTGCTCCCGATCGCGCCGCTGCTGGCTCGCGCGATCCACGAGGTCTTCGAGGACGGATCCGTCACGAGCATGTTCGGCGGGGACGCGTAA
- the glmU gene encoding bifunctional UDP-N-acetylglucosamine diphosphorylase/glucosamine-1-phosphate N-acetyltransferase GlmU, translated as MTGNNLAIIVLAAGQGTRMKSRLPKVLHPISGRPLVGHVLTTATRLQPAHIEVVVRHERDKVVTALREDYPDAVFVDQDDVPGTGRAVQVAVDALPADFDGDILVLSGDCPLADADTLSAFLAEHRASGAPATLMTARVDDPTGYGRVIRDADGDVDRIVEQKDATEEEAAVSEINAGMYVFRASTLRTYLPRLGVDNAQGEMYLTDVPGLVRRDGDRVAASIVADVEVTFGVNDRAQLAEVGRRLNARIVRRWQLEGVTIVDPATTWIDDDATLAPDVTILPNTQILRATTIAAGATIGPDTTLVDCEVGEDAVVRRTDATLAVIGAEATVGPFSYLRAGTVLGAKGKIGAYVETKNAEIGEGSKVPHLSYVGDATIGRGVNLGASTITANYDDVNKHRTEIGDEVHTGSHTVLVAPVRLGAGAKTGAGAVVRKDVPAGALAMSVAPQRNVEGWVEKNRAGTGAADAAARENSAE; from the coding sequence ATGACTGGGAACAACCTCGCCATCATCGTCCTCGCCGCCGGCCAGGGCACCCGCATGAAGTCGCGCCTGCCGAAGGTTCTGCACCCGATCAGCGGGCGGCCTCTGGTCGGACACGTGCTGACGACCGCGACCCGACTGCAGCCGGCGCACATCGAGGTCGTCGTGCGGCACGAGCGCGACAAGGTCGTCACCGCACTGCGCGAGGACTACCCGGATGCGGTCTTCGTCGATCAGGACGACGTGCCGGGTACCGGCCGCGCCGTCCAGGTGGCCGTCGATGCTCTCCCCGCCGACTTCGACGGCGACATCCTCGTGCTCTCGGGCGACTGCCCGCTGGCCGACGCGGACACGCTCTCCGCCTTCCTCGCCGAGCACCGGGCCTCCGGAGCCCCGGCGACCCTCATGACCGCCCGCGTCGACGACCCCACGGGCTACGGCCGGGTCATCCGCGATGCGGACGGCGACGTCGACCGCATCGTCGAGCAGAAAGACGCGACGGAGGAGGAGGCCGCGGTCAGTGAGATCAACGCGGGCATGTACGTCTTCCGCGCGTCCACGCTGCGGACCTACCTGCCCCGTCTCGGCGTGGACAACGCCCAGGGCGAGATGTACCTCACCGATGTCCCCGGCCTCGTCCGCCGCGACGGCGACCGGGTCGCCGCGTCGATCGTCGCCGACGTCGAGGTCACGTTCGGCGTCAACGACCGAGCCCAGCTCGCCGAGGTCGGCCGTCGCCTGAACGCCCGCATCGTGCGTCGCTGGCAGCTCGAGGGCGTCACGATCGTCGACCCCGCGACCACGTGGATCGATGATGACGCGACCCTCGCTCCCGATGTCACGATCCTGCCGAACACGCAGATCCTGCGCGCGACGACGATCGCCGCCGGCGCGACCATCGGCCCGGACACCACGCTCGTCGACTGCGAGGTCGGCGAGGACGCCGTCGTGCGCCGCACGGACGCGACGCTGGCCGTGATCGGCGCCGAGGCGACCGTCGGCCCGTTCTCCTACCTCCGCGCCGGCACCGTCCTGGGCGCGAAGGGGAAGATCGGCGCCTACGTCGAGACGAAGAACGCCGAGATCGGCGAGGGCAGCAAGGTCCCGCACCTCTCCTACGTCGGCGATGCGACGATCGGGCGCGGGGTGAACCTCGGCGCGAGCACGATCACTGCCAACTACGACGACGTCAACAAGCACCGTACCGAGATCGGCGACGAGGTGCACACGGGCTCGCACACGGTGCTGGTCGCGCCCGTTAGGCTGGGAGCTGGTGCGAAGACCGGCGCCGGCGCCGTCGTCCGCAAGGACGTCCCGGCCGGTGCCCTGGCCATGAGCGTCGCCCCCCAGCGCAACGTCGAGGGGTGGGTCGAGAAGAACAGAGCAGGCACGGGAGCGGCGGATGCCGCTGCCCGGGAGAATTCAGCGGAATAG
- a CDS encoding GNAT family N-acetyltransferase, which yields MNIAIHRVTVASPEMADFVGAHHAEMQGTAPPESQHALTLDRLLTPRVRFFTGVVEGRIAATGALAVVEEGHEELKSMRTDPALRGRGFGRAMLDHLLDDAAGRGVRRVSLETGRDPFFAPARAMYAAAGFREGPPFGTYLPDPHSAFLTTLLPASSEATTRSHAIMNG from the coding sequence ATGAACATCGCGATCCATCGGGTCACCGTCGCCAGCCCCGAGATGGCGGACTTCGTCGGCGCACACCACGCCGAGATGCAGGGCACCGCTCCGCCGGAGAGCCAGCACGCCCTCACGCTCGACCGGCTGCTCACTCCGCGCGTCCGCTTCTTCACGGGAGTCGTCGAGGGACGGATCGCCGCGACGGGAGCGCTCGCGGTCGTCGAGGAGGGGCACGAGGAGCTCAAGTCGATGCGCACGGACCCGGCGCTCCGCGGGCGCGGGTTCGGACGGGCGATGCTGGACCACCTTCTCGACGATGCGGCCGGGCGCGGCGTCCGGCGGGTCTCGCTGGAGACAGGACGCGACCCCTTCTTCGCTCCCGCCCGGGCGATGTACGCCGCGGCCGGGTTCCGGGAGGGTCCGCCGTTCGGCACCTACCTCCCCGATCCGCACAGCGCGTTCCTGACGACGCTCCTTCCCGCGTCGTCCGAGGCCACGACACGATCCCACGCGATAATGAACGGATGA
- a CDS encoding MarR family winged helix-turn-helix transcriptional regulator encodes MSEADEVDRIVGAWNTQRPDLDFSPLEVLSRMDRLSRHLDRARREVFRRSDLEPWEWDVLSALRRAGSPFQLSPKQLLQQTLVSSGTMTNRIDRLVGRRFVRREADPADGRSVLVTLTDDGRVRVDAAITRLVDAEADLLRALSRSDRDRLAALLRKLSLSFDT; translated from the coding sequence ATGAGCGAGGCGGATGAGGTCGACCGGATCGTCGGGGCATGGAACACCCAGCGCCCTGACCTCGACTTCTCTCCGCTCGAGGTGCTGTCCCGGATGGACCGTCTCTCCCGGCACCTGGACCGCGCCCGCCGTGAGGTGTTCCGCCGCAGCGACCTGGAGCCGTGGGAGTGGGATGTCCTCTCGGCGCTCCGCCGAGCGGGGTCGCCGTTCCAGCTCTCGCCGAAGCAGCTCCTCCAGCAGACCCTCGTGTCGAGCGGCACTATGACCAACCGCATCGACCGCCTGGTCGGCCGTCGCTTCGTGCGCCGAGAAGCGGATCCGGCGGACGGCCGCAGCGTGCTCGTGACTCTGACCGACGACGGCCGGGTCCGGGTGGACGCCGCGATCACCCGACTCGTCGACGCCGAGGCCGACCTGCTGCGCGCTCTCTCCCGCTCCGACCGGGACCGGCTGGCCGCGCTGCTGCGCAAACTGAGCCTCAGTTTCGACACCTGA
- a CDS encoding RrF2 family transcriptional regulator, with protein sequence MKLPETSEWVLHTVAVIAQLPAGSTVSGAQLAEHFGVPGPYLSKQLAKLVRAGILTGSTGPRGGFRLAREPESISILDLVTAVDGAADPYICRELRQQGRGAARPEDCTAPCGLAVVMRRAHEAWRTSLESVSIAEVVGTLPDTVPAKNRRLLLGL encoded by the coding sequence GTGAAACTCCCCGAGACCTCCGAGTGGGTGCTGCACACCGTCGCGGTGATCGCTCAGCTCCCCGCGGGGTCGACGGTGTCCGGCGCGCAGCTCGCCGAGCACTTCGGCGTGCCGGGGCCGTACCTGTCGAAGCAGCTCGCCAAGCTCGTCCGAGCCGGCATCCTCACCGGGAGCACCGGTCCACGCGGCGGCTTCCGCCTGGCCAGGGAGCCCGAGAGCATCAGCATCCTCGATCTCGTCACCGCGGTCGACGGCGCCGCCGATCCCTACATCTGCCGCGAACTCCGTCAACAGGGACGGGGAGCCGCCCGTCCGGAGGACTGCACCGCGCCGTGCGGGCTCGCGGTCGTGATGCGCCGTGCCCACGAGGCCTGGCGGACTTCTCTGGAGTCGGTGTCGATCGCGGAGGTCGTCGGCACGCTCCCCGACACCGTCCCGGCCAAGAACCGGCGTCTCCTCCTCGGCCTCTGA
- a CDS encoding SDR family oxidoreductase, translating to MRIAVAGGTGRIGRLVIDEARRRGHDPLSLSRSQGVDLTAGEGLATLLRGVEAIVDATNPPVSDVAEAERVFGTVSRTLLAAGAQAGVRHHVALSIAALDRVRGNPHYAGKRAQEREVTRGAVPFTIVRATQFHDFPAMIAEWSIEDGEGIVPPLLLQPIAPADVAIALVDAAESPALGGSFDVAGPRTEDAVDMARRTLGAWGRDLPLRAAWRGAALGVEFAGEVLLPGDDARIAPTTFDDWLAGETR from the coding sequence ATGCGCATCGCGGTCGCAGGAGGAACGGGACGGATCGGGCGACTGGTCATCGACGAGGCACGGCGTCGGGGGCACGACCCGCTGTCGCTCAGCCGCAGCCAGGGCGTCGATCTGACCGCGGGCGAAGGCCTCGCGACCCTGCTGCGCGGCGTGGAGGCGATCGTCGACGCGACGAACCCCCCGGTATCCGACGTCGCCGAGGCGGAGCGCGTGTTCGGGACGGTCAGCCGCACCCTGCTCGCTGCCGGCGCCCAGGCCGGGGTCCGCCATCACGTGGCTCTCTCGATCGCGGCGCTCGACCGCGTGCGCGGCAACCCCCACTACGCGGGCAAGCGTGCCCAGGAGCGAGAGGTCACGCGCGGCGCGGTGCCGTTCACCATCGTGCGGGCGACGCAGTTCCACGACTTCCCTGCGATGATCGCCGAGTGGAGCATCGAGGACGGCGAAGGCATCGTGCCCCCTCTGCTGCTGCAGCCCATCGCCCCCGCGGACGTGGCCATCGCCCTCGTCGACGCGGCGGAGTCGCCGGCACTCGGCGGCTCGTTCGACGTCGCCGGCCCCCGCACGGAGGACGCCGTCGACATGGCCCGCCGCACTCTCGGGGCCTGGGGACGTGACCTTCCGCTGCGCGCCGCGTGGCGGGGTGCCGCACTCGGCGTCGAGTTCGCGGGTGAGGTACTGCTCCCCGGCGACGACGCGCGCATCGCGCCGACGACCTTCGACGACTGGCTCGCCGGCGAAACCCGCTGA